GTCGGTCGCCACCGCGATCGCCTTGACGCCGCGCTTGCCCAGATCCTCGACGGCAGCAGCAGATTTCGCCTCGTTGCGGCCGACCACGGCAACCGCCGCGCCGGCATCGGCGAGGCCGCGCGCCATGCCGAGCCCGATGCCGCCATTGCCGCCGGTGACGATCGCGACCCTGCCCGAGAGATCAAACTGTCCGTTTCTCATTGTTGTTGTCCGCTGTGGTTTGAATCTGGTCGCGAGAGTGCCCGATCGCCACCGCGCTGACCAGATCGGGCGCGGCCGGTTGGTCCTGCGCCGGGAGGCGTGCGCGAGATCGCTCTCGAAGGCGTTCAGCAACAAAAAAAGCCCCGGACGATGCCGGGGCTTTTGGTCTGCCTTGTCAGCAGAGATCAGTACTTCGCAACAACCGGACCGGTCCAGTTGAAACGGTAGACCAGCGAGGTGCTGATGGTCTGAACGAACGGCTTGAAGGTGATGTCTCGGCCGTTCGAGATGTTGGTGACGTCGGCGAGTTCCGAGATGTTCTTCTTGTCGTAGTAAGCGGCACGATACTCGGTCTTCATGAACCAGCCCGGCGCGGTGATGCCGAAGATGTTCAGGTTGTTCTCGACGCCGCCGCCGACGAACCAGCCGCTGCGGTCGAAGCCGTTGGTGTGCAGGCCCGACGGGAGAGCGCTCGCGGTGTTGAACAGCGTGGTGCCCTTCCAGTGCGAGCTGGAGTAGCCGGCATTGACGTAGGACAGAACGTTCGGAGCGATCAGATAACCGAGGCGCGCACCGGCGGCCCAGCTGTAGTCGTTCTTGATGTTGCCCGCGACGAACGGACCCTGATCCTGGATGGTGCCCTTCAGGCTGCCGAACTGACCGTCGGCGAACACGCCGATGACCCAGCTGTTGGCGGTCTGCCAGTCGTAACCGGCACCGACGGTGCCGAACCAGCCGTCGCCGCCCTGGCGCTGGTTGAAGCCGAGGATCGGCGCGCCCGTGACGGTCGACTGGACGCCGGTGTCAGCGTCCCAGAGGCCACCGCCGCCGCCGCCGAAGATGTAGAAGCCGGTCCAGCTCGGCGCCACCGCGATCGGGGCCGGAGCCTTGGTGTAGGGGCGGGCGGCCAGATCGGCAGCCGACGCGGAACCCGTCATCGCAGCAACCGCGGTCAGAGCGAGCAAAATCTTCTTCATGTCCAAATCCTCGACTAGCGTTCGATCGGGTCGCTGACCGGGGTGCGCTGGCACCGATTCCCGAAACTCATGCTTGGACTATACGTGCTTCCGCCGGAAAAGCTGTTGCGGGTGAGACACAACCGCTCGAAAACGAAGCCGCTGGCAGCCTTCGACAGGGCTCAATGAAGAACGGCCGCCCCGTTCTGGAGGCGGCCGTAAAATCGTTTGAAATCAGCCGGTTGGGCCTAAACGTCGAGCAAATCGTCGCTGGCGAATTCGGCCTTGTCGGAGATGAAGGCAAAGCGCGCTTCCGCCTTGGTTCCCATCAGCCGCTCGACCGAGTCGGCGGTGCCCTCGCGATCGTCGGCGAGCAGCACCACGCGCAGCAGCGTGCGCTTGGCCGGATCCATCGTGGTTTCCTTGAGCTGCGCCGGCATCATTTCGCCGAGGCCTTTGAAGCGATTCACCTCGACCTTGGCGTTGGCGTTGAACTCGTTCTTCAGCAACTCTTCCTTGTGCGCGTCGTCGCGCGCGTAGACCGACTTGGTGCCGTGCTTGAGTTTGTAGAGCGGCGGCACCGCCAGATAGAGATGGCCCTCGTCGATCAGCCGCGGCATCTGCCGGTAGAAGAAGGTGATAAGGAGCGATGCGATGTGCGCGCCGTCGACGTCGGCGTCGGTCATGATGATGATGCGCTGATAGCGCAGGTCCTCTTCACGGTAGTGCGCGAGCGTGCCGCAGCCGATCGCCTGCACGAGATCGGAGAGCTGCGCGTTGGCGGTCAGCTTGTCCTTGCCGGCGGAGGCGACGTTGAGAATCTTGCCGCGCAGCGGCAGCACGGCCTGGGTCTTGCGGTCGCGCGCCTGCTTGGCGCTGCCGCCGGCCGAGTCGCCTTCCACGATGAACAGTTCGGAGCCCTCGGTGCCGGCGTCGGAGCAATCGGCGAGCTTGCCGGGCAGACGCAGCTTCTTGCCGGCGGTCTTGCGCGCGGTTTCCTTTTCCTGGCGGCGGCGCAGCCGCTCCTCGGCGCGGTCGATCACGAAATCGAGCAGCCGGTTGGCCTGGTTCGGATTGCCCGACAGCCAGTGATCGAACGGATCCTTCATCGCCTGTTCGACGATGCGCTGCGCTTCGGCGGTGGCGAGGCGGTCTTTCGTCTGGCCCTGGAATTCAGGTTCGCGCACGAACACCGAGAGCATGACGGCTGCGCCCACCATCACGTCTTCCGAGGTGATGGAGGCTGCGCGCTTGCCTTGGCCGGCGCGCTCGGCGTGATCCTTCAGGCCGCGCAGCAGCGCGCTGCGCAGGCCGGATTCATGCGTGCCGCCGTCGGGTGTCGGCACGGTGTTGGTGTAGGACGACAGGAACCCGTCGGCATCGGCGGTCCAGGCGACCGCCCATTCGCAGGCGCCATGCGCGCCGCTGCGGCCGGATTTGCCGGAGAAGATGTCCTGATGCACCAGCGTGTCGGCGTGGATCGCCGCGGCGAGGTAATCCTTCAGGCCGCCGGGGAAGTGGAATTTGGCTTCGGCCGGGACGTCTTCGACGCCCTTCAGGAGTTCCTGATCGCAGTGCCAGCGAATCTCGACGCCGCCGAACAGATACGCCTTCGAGCGCGTCATCTTGAACAGGCGCTGCGGCTTGAAGGCGGCCTTGGCGCCGAAGATTTCGGTGTCAGGCTTGAAGCGGACCCGGGTGCCGCGGCGATTGCTGACCTTGCCGAGGTCCTCGAGCTTGCCCTTGGGATGGCCGCGCTCGAAGGTCATGCGATGCAACTGTCCGCTGCGCGCGACTTCGACCTCGAGCCGGGAGGAGAGGGCGTTGACCACGGAGACGCCGACGCCGTGCAGGCCGCCCGAGGTCTCGTAGACATCGGAATTGAATTTGCCGCCCGAGTGCAGCGTGCACATGATGACTTCGAGCGCCGACTTCTTCGGGAATTTCGGATGCGGGTCGATCGGAATGCCGCGGCCGTTGTCGTTCACCGACAGGAAGCCGTCGGCCGTCAGTTCGACCTCGATGAAGGTGGCGTGGCCCGCCAGGGCCTCGTCCATGGCGTTGTCGATCACCTCGGCGAACAGGTGATGGAGCGCCTTCTCGTCGGTGCCGCCGATATACATGCCGGGGCGCTTGCGCACCGGTTCCAGGCCCTCCAGGACCTCGATGCTCGCCGCCGTATAGCCGGCTTCGGCGTCCTTCACGGGCTTGGCTGCAGCCTTCGCGACGGCGCGGCCCTTCGGTTCCGGGGCTCCGAACAGGTCGTCAGCAGATTTGCTTTTGGCGTTCGACTTCAATGATTTGGCCATGTTTCTTCAAGTGGCGCGCCAATCATGGCGCGGCGAATCGGTTGCTCTGACTATGCCACGGATGGGCTGCCAATGGGGACGACCGCACCTCGGGCCCGGCCGTCCCTCTAGATAGGAGCCTGCGATTACGCCCGCGAGGTACGGAATACAATGACCGTGAACAGGGCCATGGCGACTGCCACCATCAGCGGTCCGACGATCGGGGCGGCCACGAACGAGGGTCCCTTCAGCAGCACGGCGGCCACGCCAGCCGGAAACAGGATGCCGCCGATGATATGCAGCCAGCCCTGGATCCTGGCGAGCAGCATCCTGCCCGCGGCCGTCATCAGCCGGTAGTAGAGCCCGAACAGGAACAGCAACACACCGCCGACGAGATTGAGATGCGCGTGCGCCGGCCCCAACGTGAAGCCGTGCTGGATGCCCATGGCGATGCCCGCGAGCATTCCGAACAGCAGGGCGAGAACGCTTACGCACATCACCAGTGGCCCGATCATCCAGTGATTCGTTTTTGCGAGGGAGGTGCCAGCCAGCCCGGACCGCGGGGGCTGATGGGAAATCACGTTTGATCCCCGCCTTTGTGACTTGATGTCACGCAATGGGCTGGCTTACCTGTTCTTAGGCTGCGTGCCGCTAGAAAGGTTCATTCGAGGTTCAACGGAGCGGAAGGCACACGACGAGATGGAAGACCTTACGCGGGCCCTGGCCGAATTCGTTCGCCATCACCAGGTCTGGGCCGCTCCGATCGTCATGTTGCTGGCGTTCGCTGAATCGCTCGCCTTCATCTCGTTGCTGGTGCCCGCCTGGGGTGCGCTGGTTGCGATCGGCGCCCTGATCGGCGTCAGCGGG
The window above is part of the Bradyrhizobium sp. PSBB068 genome. Proteins encoded here:
- a CDS encoding porin family protein, translating into MKKILLALTAVAAMTGSASAADLAARPYTKAPAPIAVAPSWTGFYIFGGGGGGLWDADTGVQSTVTGAPILGFNQRQGGDGWFGTVGAGYDWQTANSWVIGVFADGQFGSLKGTIQDQGPFVAGNIKNDYSWAAGARLGYLIAPNVLSYVNAGYSSSHWKGTTLFNTASALPSGLHTNGFDRSGWFVGGGVENNLNIFGITAPGWFMKTEYRAAYYDKKNISELADVTNISNGRDITFKPFVQTISTSLVYRFNWTGPVVAKY
- the parE gene encoding DNA topoisomerase IV subunit B, producing MAKSLKSNAKSKSADDLFGAPEPKGRAVAKAAAKPVKDAEAGYTAASIEVLEGLEPVRKRPGMYIGGTDEKALHHLFAEVIDNAMDEALAGHATFIEVELTADGFLSVNDNGRGIPIDPHPKFPKKSALEVIMCTLHSGGKFNSDVYETSGGLHGVGVSVVNALSSRLEVEVARSGQLHRMTFERGHPKGKLEDLGKVSNRRGTRVRFKPDTEIFGAKAAFKPQRLFKMTRSKAYLFGGVEIRWHCDQELLKGVEDVPAEAKFHFPGGLKDYLAAAIHADTLVHQDIFSGKSGRSGAHGACEWAVAWTADADGFLSSYTNTVPTPDGGTHESGLRSALLRGLKDHAERAGQGKRAASITSEDVMVGAAVMLSVFVREPEFQGQTKDRLATAEAQRIVEQAMKDPFDHWLSGNPNQANRLLDFVIDRAEERLRRRQEKETARKTAGKKLRLPGKLADCSDAGTEGSELFIVEGDSAGGSAKQARDRKTQAVLPLRGKILNVASAGKDKLTANAQLSDLVQAIGCGTLAHYREEDLRYQRIIIMTDADVDGAHIASLLITFFYRQMPRLIDEGHLYLAVPPLYKLKHGTKSVYARDDAHKEELLKNEFNANAKVEVNRFKGLGEMMPAQLKETTMDPAKRTLLRVVLLADDREGTADSVERLMGTKAEARFAFISDKAEFASDDLLDV